The Methanothrix soehngenii GP6 genome has a window encoding:
- a CDS encoding class I SAM-dependent methyltransferase: MPGIINWDELWKATHAGGFHHHGRDGQDLASHWDSKARGFNKRVMKNPARATNQVATLGLLSHETVLDVGAGTGRLAIPMARIARSVTALDQSKGMLACLEENMAKEGIENIRTIQKSWEELAEGEIELHDVVLSSNSLGVLNLRESLAKMDSMAKRAVYIFTFADRRRDDGFADFLRGGKRARHHFGGPADYLVIYNLLADMGIFADIKIMNWQSSEHYSSLDEAVAEWKEMHEIPAEREPELREFLSGKLTESDQGLCMHRHHKQAMISWQKDQPASEH; this comes from the coding sequence ATGCCGGGAATCATTAACTGGGACGAGCTGTGGAAGGCCACCCATGCAGGCGGGTTTCACCACCATGGCCGGGACGGCCAGGATCTGGCATCCCATTGGGATAGTAAGGCCCGAGGGTTCAACAAGAGGGTGATGAAGAATCCCGCAAGGGCAACAAATCAGGTGGCCACCCTCGGCCTCCTTTCTCATGAGACAGTACTGGATGTGGGCGCCGGCACAGGAAGGCTGGCGATTCCCATGGCTCGAATAGCCAGGAGCGTAACAGCTCTTGATCAATCCAAGGGAATGCTGGCCTGCCTCGAGGAGAACATGGCTAAAGAGGGCATAGAGAACATCCGTACCATCCAGAAGAGCTGGGAGGAGCTGGCCGAGGGTGAGATCGAGCTGCACGACGTGGTCTTATCCTCCAACTCTTTGGGGGTGTTGAACCTAAGAGAGTCCCTGGCCAAGATGGACTCTATGGCCAAAAGGGCGGTCTATATCTTCACATTCGCCGATCGGAGGAGAGACGACGGCTTTGCAGACTTCCTGAGGGGAGGCAAAAGGGCCCGCCATCATTTCGGCGGCCCAGCTGACTACCTGGTGATATACAACCTCCTGGCGGATATGGGAATTTTCGCCGACATCAAGATCATGAACTGGCAGTCCTCCGAGCACTACTCAAGTCTTGATGAGGCGGTAGCTGAGTGGAAGGAGATGCACGAAATACCAGCGGAAAGAGAGCCCGAGCTGCGAGAGTTTCTATCCGGGAAGCTGACTGAAAGTGATCAAGGGCTGTGCATGCATCGCCACCACAAGCAGGCCATGATCTCCTGGCAGAAGGACCAGCCTGCGTCTGAGCATTAA
- a CDS encoding slipin family protein, with protein sequence MVSIPILAGSALLIVILASSIRVVRQYERAVIFRLGKIKKERGPGLFALIPLADKMVRVDMRVRELDVPKQTVISKDNVTLEVDAVIYYKVMDASRAIIEVEDFEAATLLLAQTTLRDILGQNELDTILSDRDDLNKRIKEILDSTTGPWGMHVVMVTMRDVSLPENMLRAIARQAEAEREKRARIILAEGEYQASKMMNQAADMYEDKPSALKLREYQTLTEIAKEKNLIVVSTGSDDGHRNSDLPLFMGLARAAVSNK encoded by the coding sequence ATGGTCTCCATTCCCATTCTGGCCGGATCGGCTCTGTTGATAGTAATACTGGCCTCGAGCATCCGGGTGGTGAGGCAATACGAGCGAGCGGTTATATTCCGCCTGGGCAAGATCAAGAAGGAGAGAGGTCCAGGCCTCTTTGCTCTCATTCCTCTGGCGGATAAGATGGTCCGGGTGGACATGAGGGTGCGAGAGCTTGATGTGCCCAAACAGACGGTGATCAGCAAGGACAATGTCACTCTAGAGGTGGATGCGGTCATCTACTACAAGGTGATGGATGCCTCTCGGGCGATCATCGAGGTAGAGGACTTCGAGGCCGCCACCCTTCTTCTGGCTCAAACCACCCTGAGAGATATCCTGGGACAGAATGAACTGGACACCATCCTCTCCGATCGGGACGATCTCAATAAGAGGATCAAGGAGATCCTGGACTCGACCACTGGCCCCTGGGGCATGCACGTGGTGATGGTCACCATGAGGGACGTATCATTGCCGGAGAACATGCTGCGCGCCATCGCCCGCCAGGCAGAGGCGGAGAGAGAGAAGAGAGCCCGGATCATCCTGGCAGAAGGAGAGTATCAGGCCTCAAAGATGATGAACCAGGCAGCGGATATGTACGAGGACAAGCCGAGCGCTCTGAAGCTGAGGGAGTACCAGACCCTGACCGAGATTGCTAAAGAGAAGAACCTGATAGTGGTCTCCACCGGATCAGATGATGGTCACAGGAATTCGGACCTTCCCCTTTTCATGGGGCTGGCCAGGGCGGCTGTGAGCAATAAATGA
- a CDS encoding carboxymuconolactone decarboxylase family protein, with protein MSYEADLDAILREGKEKTAQDMLDERTIELISIAVSAAIRCSHCMRLHIRTASKLGVPDDQIAAAVFMAGNLCTASVLSSASSHLDEEPEICPICQLASKSSELQGEIKN; from the coding sequence ATGAGCTATGAAGCTGATCTGGATGCCATCCTAAGGGAAGGCAAGGAGAAGACCGCTCAGGATATGCTGGATGAAAGGACAATTGAGCTCATTTCAATAGCGGTCTCGGCGGCCATCAGATGCAGCCACTGTATGAGGCTGCATATCCGGACAGCATCCAAGCTTGGCGTTCCGGATGATCAGATCGCTGCAGCTGTATTTATGGCAGGAAACCTCTGCACAGCCAGCGTGCTATCCTCAGCCTCCAGCCATCTGGATGAGGAACCAGAAATCTGCCCCATTTGCCAGTTGGCAAGCAAGAGCAGTGAGCTTCAGGGTGAGATCAAGAACTGA
- a CDS encoding DUF1646 family protein, with protein sequence MFTVAGETVTLIDIGLFAIFLLVLTLPFKIKVVEKNLEAFLFIMGATAVTITSKWGIDLITLAAGEPVEKGIVPAVLFAGLIFFYGKATINRAIRGLTNSVPLPVFVAVVIFVLGMASSLITAIIASLFLVEIANLMPMERSDKIKMVIIACFAIGLGAVLTPLGEPLSTIAVTKLQGPPYNASFWYLADQLGILIVLGVLGCALFGAFYVGRKAARVEVQEIADEGGLKEVFIRAAKVWLFVSALFLLGAGMEVLIFKYFTKIPDYVLFWVNMVSAILDNATLTAAEISPAMSQSQINAALYGLLISGGMLIPGNIPNIISAGKLGITSSEWAKLGIPMGLVLNAIYFILVFVLGINPTLGL encoded by the coding sequence ATGTTTACAGTTGCAGGTGAGACGGTCACATTAATTGATATAGGCTTGTTCGCAATTTTTTTGCTTGTTCTGACCTTGCCTTTCAAGATAAAAGTAGTCGAGAAGAACCTGGAGGCATTCCTGTTCATCATGGGGGCGACAGCTGTTACCATTACCAGTAAATGGGGAATTGATCTAATAACTCTGGCTGCAGGAGAGCCGGTTGAAAAAGGCATAGTCCCGGCAGTGCTCTTTGCCGGGCTGATATTCTTCTATGGAAAGGCCACAATAAACAGAGCGATCAGAGGCCTGACCAATTCCGTTCCATTGCCGGTTTTTGTGGCTGTGGTCATATTCGTCTTGGGAATGGCCTCAAGCTTAATCACTGCTATAATTGCATCCTTGTTTTTGGTGGAGATCGCAAATCTCATGCCGATGGAACGAAGCGATAAGATCAAGATGGTAATCATTGCCTGTTTTGCCATCGGACTGGGCGCAGTTCTCACTCCACTGGGCGAGCCGCTATCGACCATTGCCGTCACCAAGCTGCAGGGCCCTCCCTATAATGCCTCCTTCTGGTACCTGGCTGATCAGCTGGGCATACTTATCGTCCTGGGGGTTTTAGGGTGCGCTCTCTTCGGTGCGTTCTATGTGGGAAGAAAAGCTGCAAGGGTTGAGGTACAGGAGATAGCGGATGAGGGTGGCTTGAAGGAGGTATTCATCAGAGCAGCTAAGGTCTGGCTTTTTGTATCTGCTCTCTTCCTGCTGGGAGCAGGTATGGAGGTGCTCATATTCAAGTACTTCACCAAGATTCCAGATTATGTCCTCTTCTGGGTGAACATGGTCTCTGCCATCCTGGATAATGCAACCCTTACTGCAGCGGAGATCTCTCCGGCGATGAGCCAGAGCCAGATTAATGCCGCTTTGTATGGCCTGCTCATATCCGGCGGCATGTTGATTCCAGGAAACATCCCCAATATCATCTCTGCAGGAAAGCTGGGAATCACCAGCAGCGAATGGGCCAAGCTGGGAATTCCCATGGGACTGGTATTGAATGCGATATACTTCATCCTGGTGTTTGTGCTGGGCATCAATCCCACTCTGGGGCTATAG
- a CDS encoding ABC transporter permease — protein sequence MKEKMMYEFSIAQRHILRNPRMALFTVAAVTLAVAIIVLFMGIMSGFQEEIITTTVENNPHIYIQPKEDENYIYLYRTVSNILWAYPGVEAVSARLAGKGAAKYKDEVRAISFLGVNPEDEDRMMDVRSDIISGDFQDLERRKYAAFIGTGLAEKLKIGQEDDFTLTRGNISLRIKVAGLFETGTAADDSLIYIPLMLAQDLIEMGDVVSEVDAKVADIYQVSLITTDLNRRFAYDSKSWQDMNADILNLIETQRVFAWIFYLLIFAIAGFGIANTMIMIVSRRTREIGILMAMGATRRSILKVFILESLILAPPSALMGGILAYLSAQLIMSYEIELPSEIYMISKMTISMKPEFFVWAVGIALTVNFVAGLYPAWKASRMDPVVAIGSA from the coding sequence TTGAAGGAAAAAATGATGTACGAGTTTTCCATCGCCCAAAGACATATCCTGAGAAATCCCAGGATGGCCCTGTTCACAGTTGCTGCGGTGACTCTGGCGGTGGCGATCATCGTTCTTTTCATGGGAATTATGAGCGGCTTTCAAGAGGAGATCATTACCACGACGGTGGAGAACAATCCTCACATCTACATCCAGCCAAAGGAGGATGAGAACTATATCTATCTCTACAGAACCGTCTCTAATATTCTATGGGCATATCCCGGAGTAGAGGCGGTCTCGGCGAGGCTGGCAGGAAAAGGAGCCGCCAAATACAAAGACGAGGTTCGAGCAATCAGCTTCCTGGGGGTCAATCCAGAGGACGAGGACCGGATGATGGATGTCAGAAGCGACATTATCTCCGGAGACTTTCAGGATTTGGAGCGCCGGAAGTATGCTGCCTTCATTGGAACCGGCCTGGCAGAGAAGCTGAAGATAGGTCAAGAGGATGACTTCACCCTGACGAGAGGAAACATATCCCTCCGAATAAAGGTTGCAGGCCTTTTTGAGACAGGCACTGCAGCAGACGATTCCCTGATATATATTCCTCTGATGCTGGCTCAGGATCTGATAGAAATGGGGGACGTGGTCTCAGAGGTCGACGCCAAGGTGGCTGACATCTATCAGGTCTCACTCATCACTACCGACCTCAACCGGCGATTTGCATACGATTCAAAATCCTGGCAGGACATGAATGCCGATATCCTTAATCTCATTGAGACCCAGAGAGTATTCGCCTGGATATTTTATCTTCTGATCTTCGCCATAGCCGGTTTTGGAATAGCCAATACCATGATCATGATAGTCTCCCGCAGGACGCGGGAGATAGGCATTCTCATGGCTATGGGCGCCACTCGCCGGTCCATCCTCAAGGTATTTATCCTGGAGAGCCTGATCCTGGCCCCACCTTCTGCTCTGATGGGCGGGATTCTCGCTTATCTCTCAGCTCAGCTTATAATGTCCTATGAGATCGAGCTCCCCTCAGAGATCTACATGATATCTAAAATGACCATCTCCATGAAGCCGGAGTTCTTCGTCTGGGCGGTTGGCATTGCTCTTACGGTCAACTTCGTGGCCGGGCTCTATCCCGCCTGGAAGGCCTCCCGTATGGATCCAGTGGTAGCGATCGGCAGCGCATAG
- a CDS encoding ABC transporter substrate-binding protein, whose product MSKRNLWNRSIIILFICSIIFLSSTALASYPKTFTDTQGREITLDESPQRIITRAPDEARIVIALGYGDKLVAGEQATKSCLCPMTFSNTTEGCLECYENIIDGRMPDLPEISTRYDIYFEEIARLEPDLIFCGNLKDAEAFEDKIGCPVVVLGGQGWNFGDEGYFDSIRVAGEALDARDQADELIAFAKGKVEMIESVTKEIDPDDRPKVYFASRGASNAFYDPKEGRDFTRTEPKYDPLTIAGGNNIASEINGSTVNVALEQIIAWNPDFIFISNSNAGNNTGLDFIKNSPELASINAIKEGNVFNCFYPHCRGTPPDRNLFNMMYMAKVMYPEEFEDLDLEKEGNEIFKAFLGVDGVFTEYADYLVWPREYLDSLK is encoded by the coding sequence GTGAGTAAAAGAAACCTTTGGAATAGATCGATAATAATATTATTTATATGCTCTATAATTTTCCTGAGCTCTACTGCCCTGGCATCATACCCCAAGACCTTTACCGACACCCAGGGCCGGGAGATCACTCTTGATGAATCCCCGCAGAGGATAATCACCAGAGCCCCGGACGAGGCCAGAATCGTGATCGCCCTGGGCTACGGAGACAAGCTAGTCGCCGGTGAGCAGGCTACCAAATCCTGCCTCTGCCCAATGACCTTTAGCAACACCACCGAAGGTTGCCTGGAGTGCTATGAGAACATCATTGACGGCCGGATGCCCGACCTTCCCGAGATCAGCACCAGGTACGACATCTATTTCGAGGAGATCGCCAGGCTGGAGCCCGACCTTATATTTTGCGGAAACCTGAAGGATGCAGAGGCCTTTGAGGACAAGATTGGCTGCCCGGTGGTAGTTCTTGGAGGACAGGGCTGGAACTTCGGCGATGAGGGCTACTTCGATAGCATCCGCGTGGCCGGCGAGGCCCTGGATGCTCGGGATCAGGCAGATGAGCTCATCGCCTTTGCCAAGGGCAAGGTGGAAATGATCGAATCGGTGACAAAAGAGATAGATCCTGATGATCGGCCAAAGGTCTACTTCGCCTCCCGAGGTGCAAGCAATGCCTTTTATGATCCCAAAGAGGGAAGGGACTTCACCAGAACCGAACCCAAATACGATCCTCTGACCATCGCCGGCGGCAACAACATCGCCTCGGAGATCAACGGCTCTACAGTTAATGTGGCCCTGGAGCAGATCATAGCCTGGAACCCTGACTTCATATTCATATCCAACAGCAATGCGGGAAACAATACAGGCCTTGATTTCATCAAGAACAGCCCTGAGCTGGCCTCCATCAACGCCATAAAGGAAGGCAACGTCTTCAACTGCTTCTATCCCCACTGCCGGGGCACTCCGCCTGACAGAAACCTGTTTAACATGATGTACATGGCCAAGGTGATGTACCCGGAGGAGTTTGAGGATCTCGACCTGGAGAAAGAGGGCAATGAGATATTCAAGGCCTTCTTGGGAGTGGACGGCGTCTTCACCGAGTATGCCGACTACCTGGTCTGGCCAAGAGAGTACCTGGACAGCCTGAAATAG
- the uvrA gene encoding excinuclease ABC subunit UvrA, translating to MKSIVIKGAREHNLKNIDVLLPRDSLIVITGVSGSGKSTLAFDTIYAEGQRRYVESLSAYARQFLGQMDKPEVDSIDGLSPAISIEQKTTSKNPRSTVGTVTEIYDYLRLLFARIGIPHCPEHGTRIESQSPERIAVSILEEIKGKEPEGTEGTKEMKGEDGGMITILAPVIRQKKGTYGQLLKDLNAEGYARVRLNGQIQRTDEEIELDRYKKHDIDVVIDRLDPREDKSRLVEAIEKALKKTEGLVYVLHENGEERVYSARMACPVCGLVFEELQPRMFSFNSPFGACESCNGLGFRMEFDPELIIPDRDRCIADGAVALYRNIIDGWRGQHLAAVAKHFSFDIFTPIKDLTPEQYDALMYGSKEKIRMNMSMKNGDVYWSHNSQWEGLIPQSIRLYSQTASEYRREELEKFMRVLPCPACEGKRLKEKVLAVRIQDLSIVDVANLSVSECNEFFMNLEEKLSVKEGEIARQVLKEIRSRLGFLEHVGLGYLTLSRNAGSLSGGEAQRIRLATQIGSNLTGVLYVLDEPSIGLHQRDNARLIETLKKLRDLGNTLIVVEHDEDTIRSADHVLDIGPGAGIHGGYVVAEGTPEEIEANPKSLTGQYLSGKKRIEVPAKRRKSNKFIHLMGCRENNLKEIDVDIPLGILTVVTGVSGSGKSTLIYDTLYRALMKRIYHSSETPGEHDGIRFDTEVDKVIVIDQSPIGRTPRSNPATYTKVFDPIRQAYAQTKEARIRGYKSGRFSFNVQGGRCESCHGDGLIKIEMNFLPDVYIECEECKGRRYNQETLEVKYKGKSIAEALDMTVEEAREHFENIPAIRSKLDTLLGVGLGYIKLGQSSTTLSGGEAQRIKLTRELAKKGTGRTIYLLDEPTTGLHFDDVKKLIHVLDDLVSKGNTVVVIEHNLDVIKSADYLIDMGPEGGNAGGRVVATGTPEQVAEVMESHTGRFLRARLNLEIEPVPVASRAGLNGRRKKAVCAAVKI from the coding sequence ATGAAATCAATTGTAATAAAAGGCGCCCGCGAGCACAACCTGAAAAACATCGACGTCCTGCTTCCCCGTGACAGCCTGATCGTCATCACCGGCGTCTCCGGCTCGGGCAAATCCACCCTGGCCTTCGATACCATCTACGCAGAGGGCCAGCGCCGCTATGTGGAATCGCTCTCCGCCTACGCCCGCCAGTTCTTAGGCCAGATGGACAAGCCCGAAGTGGACTCCATCGACGGCCTCTCCCCCGCCATCTCCATCGAACAGAAGACTACCTCCAAAAACCCACGCAGCACTGTGGGAACGGTGACCGAGATCTACGACTACCTCCGCCTGCTCTTTGCCAGAATAGGCATCCCCCACTGCCCGGAGCACGGAACCCGCATCGAGTCTCAGTCGCCGGAGAGGATCGCCGTCAGCATCCTGGAGGAGATCAAAGGCAAGGAGCCTGAGGGAACTGAGGGGACTAAAGAGATGAAAGGGGAGGACGGAGGAATGATCACCATCCTCGCCCCAGTCATCCGCCAGAAGAAAGGAACCTATGGCCAGCTTCTCAAGGACCTGAACGCCGAGGGCTATGCCCGGGTGAGGCTGAACGGCCAGATCCAGAGGACGGACGAGGAGATAGAGCTCGACCGCTACAAGAAGCATGATATCGATGTGGTCATCGACCGGCTGGACCCAAGAGAAGACAAGTCCCGGCTGGTGGAGGCGATAGAAAAAGCCCTGAAAAAGACGGAAGGCCTGGTCTATGTCCTGCATGAGAACGGAGAGGAGCGGGTCTACTCCGCCAGGATGGCCTGTCCCGTCTGCGGCCTGGTCTTCGAGGAGCTTCAGCCGCGGATGTTCTCCTTCAACAGCCCCTTTGGAGCCTGCGAGTCCTGCAACGGCCTGGGTTTCAGAATGGAGTTCGATCCCGAGCTGATCATACCGGACAGGGATCGATGCATCGCCGATGGAGCGGTAGCCCTCTACCGTAATATCATCGATGGCTGGCGGGGCCAGCACCTGGCGGCAGTGGCCAAGCATTTCAGCTTTGACATCTTCACCCCCATCAAGGATCTCACCCCTGAGCAGTACGATGCCCTGATGTACGGCTCGAAGGAGAAGATCCGGATGAATATGAGCATGAAAAATGGGGACGTTTACTGGTCGCATAACTCCCAGTGGGAGGGGCTGATACCGCAGAGCATCCGCCTCTACAGCCAGACCGCCTCCGAGTACCGCCGGGAAGAGCTGGAGAAGTTTATGCGGGTCCTTCCCTGCCCGGCCTGCGAGGGAAAAAGGCTGAAAGAGAAGGTCTTAGCGGTCCGGATCCAGGACTTATCTATTGTTGATGTGGCCAACCTCTCGGTGAGCGAATGCAATGAGTTCTTCATGAATTTAGAGGAGAAGCTCTCGGTCAAGGAGGGAGAGATCGCCCGCCAGGTTCTGAAGGAGATCCGCTCCCGCCTGGGATTTTTAGAGCACGTGGGCCTGGGATACCTGACCCTCTCCAGAAACGCAGGCAGCCTCTCCGGTGGGGAGGCGCAACGCATTCGTCTGGCCACCCAGATAGGCTCGAACCTGACCGGCGTCCTCTACGTCCTGGACGAGCCCTCCATAGGCCTGCACCAGAGGGACAATGCCCGGCTGATAGAGACCCTGAAAAAGCTGAGAGACCTGGGAAACACCCTGATTGTAGTCGAGCATGACGAGGATACCATCCGCAGTGCCGATCATGTGCTGGACATCGGCCCAGGAGCAGGAATTCACGGCGGCTATGTGGTGGCCGAGGGCACTCCTGAAGAGATCGAGGCCAACCCAAAATCGCTGACCGGCCAGTACCTCTCCGGTAAAAAGAGGATCGAGGTTCCGGCAAAGAGGAGGAAGAGCAACAAGTTCATCCATCTCATGGGCTGCCGGGAGAACAACCTCAAGGAGATCGATGTTGACATTCCCCTGGGGATTCTGACAGTGGTCACCGGCGTCTCGGGATCGGGCAAGTCCACCCTGATCTACGATACCCTCTACCGGGCGCTGATGAAGAGGATCTACCACTCAAGCGAGACTCCGGGAGAGCATGATGGGATTCGCTTCGACACTGAGGTGGACAAGGTGATCGTCATCGACCAGAGCCCCATCGGCAGGACGCCCCGATCCAATCCCGCCACCTACACCAAGGTCTTCGATCCCATTCGCCAGGCATATGCCCAGACCAAGGAGGCGAGGATTCGGGGCTACAAGAGCGGTCGCTTCTCATTCAATGTACAGGGCGGCAGGTGCGAGAGCTGCCATGGTGATGGCCTGATCAAGATCGAGATGAACTTCCTGCCCGATGTCTATATCGAGTGCGAAGAATGTAAAGGGAGACGCTACAACCAGGAGACCCTGGAGGTCAAGTACAAGGGAAAGTCCATTGCTGAGGCCCTGGATATGACGGTGGAGGAAGCAAGGGAGCACTTCGAGAACATTCCGGCCATAAGAAGCAAGCTGGACACCCTTCTGGGAGTGGGGCTGGGCTACATCAAGCTGGGCCAGAGCTCGACCACCCTCTCCGGCGGCGAGGCTCAGAGGATAAAGCTCACGCGGGAGCTGGCCAAAAAGGGGACGGGCAGGACGATTTACCTTTTAGATGAGCCTACCACCGGACTGCACTTCGATGATGTGAAGAAATTAATCCATGTCCTGGACGACCTGGTATCCAAGGGGAACACGGTAGTGGTGATAGAGCACAACCTGGATGTGATCAAATCCGCAGACTACCTCATAGATATGGGGCCGGAAGGAGGGAACGCTGGCGGCCGGGTTGTGGCCACCGGCACTCCGGAACAGGTGGCTGAAGTGATGGAGAGCCATACCGGCCGATTCCTGAGAGCAAGGCTCAATCTAGAGATAGAGCCTGTCCCTGTGGCCAGTCGGGCCGGCCTCAACGGGCGGAGGAAGAAGGCAGTTTGTGCGGCTGTGAAGATATAA
- a CDS encoding ABC transporter permease: protein MPDLPSNIVSAFELTVAMRHIIYRKRGTLLSVAAIALAVSISLVSIFMMDGFRDMLFDVIIEDLPHVTVTPKEGDDYIYLYHSLSDRIWDIPGVVAVSASLGTSATFTYKENVENVAMSGVDPEDFESIYHLEEYMIKGDLISVQSGKKVILGKKLSERLKVKMGQTIYASFPDARGTSLMVSGIFDPPVGWPEDLAIVSLETARSFLNEGDVASNVDIRLGDIYQADAAARSLQDYGYKADSWQKLYPEILETLAIETFENNLIMLLILIIASFGVGSVMYLLVNEKTSEIGMLMAMGAKRQSIMNIFLIESGLLGLMGGAVGAVLGLALSLYLGNLEFSMEAPGGQKITLPVVISLESFLVIIIAAIALSIIAGSYPAYKASRLDPTQAINA, encoded by the coding sequence GTGCCCGACCTGCCCAGCAATATCGTTTCCGCCTTCGAGCTGACCGTCGCCATGAGGCATATCATCTATCGAAAGAGAGGAACCCTCCTCTCTGTAGCAGCCATAGCCCTGGCAGTATCCATCTCTCTCGTCTCTATATTCATGATGGACGGCTTTAGGGATATGCTCTTCGATGTGATCATCGAGGACCTTCCTCATGTCACCGTCACCCCCAAAGAAGGCGACGATTACATCTACCTCTATCACAGCCTCTCTGATCGCATTTGGGACATCCCAGGGGTGGTGGCTGTATCCGCCAGCCTGGGCACCAGTGCTACATTCACATATAAGGAAAATGTGGAGAATGTAGCCATGTCAGGGGTTGATCCGGAGGACTTTGAAAGCATATACCATCTTGAGGAATATATGATCAAAGGGGACCTTATCTCCGTCCAGAGCGGCAAAAAGGTGATCTTGGGCAAAAAGCTCTCTGAACGGCTGAAGGTCAAGATGGGCCAGACCATCTATGCCAGCTTTCCCGATGCCAGGGGCACCAGCCTGATGGTTTCAGGCATCTTCGATCCGCCCGTCGGCTGGCCAGAAGACCTGGCCATCGTCTCCCTGGAAACCGCCAGGAGCTTTCTGAATGAAGGGGATGTGGCATCTAATGTTGATATAAGGCTTGGGGATATCTACCAGGCAGATGCCGCTGCCAGATCTCTGCAGGATTACGGATACAAGGCGGATAGCTGGCAGAAGCTCTACCCGGAGATCCTGGAGACCCTGGCTATAGAGACCTTCGAGAACAATCTGATAATGCTATTGATCCTGATCATCGCCTCCTTTGGAGTGGGAAGCGTCATGTACCTGCTGGTAAACGAGAAGACCAGCGAGATCGGCATGCTGATGGCCATGGGCGCGAAAAGGCAGAGCATAATGAATATATTCCTGATCGAGAGCGGCCTCTTGGGGCTGATGGGCGGAGCGGTGGGTGCAGTCCTGGGCCTCGCCCTTTCCCTTTATCTCGGTAATCTGGAGTTCTCAATGGAAGCCCCCGGCGGTCAGAAGATCACCTTGCCGGTTGTGATCAGCCTGGAAAGCTTCCTGGTGATAATAATCGCTGCAATTGCATTGAGCATCATCGCAGGCTCCTATCCCGCTTACAAAGCATCGAGGCTTGATCCCACCCAGGCCATAAACGCATGA
- a CDS encoding FecCD family ABC transporter permease: MTSFRALFFRGKPDAGYSRAKRSGKKSNHELAHERFKFIRILFVLGIAGLLVLLTGLIITLGPLDISVLDSYSALLARFWPEHFYVDELTSRVVWNIRFPRIMGGIMAGFGLGICGCVMQAVLKNPLASPFTLGITAGAQFGISLAAVIGFSFLAGPYFIIGNAFLCALFCSLFIIGLAAIKGATSENLVLAGIAVNYFFTAISQLLKYFATDEQLRLMTNWGMGDLAAFSWTNSRILLAIFVICIPLLMTKCWDLNIMTAGDETAKSIGVNAERTRIFIMVVSSLLVATIVSFMGTIAFVGLVAPHMARMVIGGDHRFLIPASGVLGALVLMSADAAGMNLIAPTIIPTGIMTSIVGVPFFMYLMMKGKRKEFWT; the protein is encoded by the coding sequence ATGACCAGCTTTCGGGCACTCTTCTTCCGGGGCAAGCCCGACGCTGGCTACTCTCGGGCGAAGAGGTCGGGCAAGAAGAGCAACCACGAGCTGGCCCATGAGAGATTCAAGTTCATCAGAATCTTATTCGTGCTGGGCATCGCCGGCCTTCTGGTCCTTCTCACCGGGCTCATAATCACCCTCGGCCCCCTGGATATATCCGTGCTCGATTCTTATTCTGCCCTCCTGGCCCGCTTCTGGCCGGAGCACTTCTATGTGGACGAGCTCACCAGCCGGGTGGTCTGGAACATCCGCTTTCCCAGAATCATGGGAGGAATCATGGCCGGCTTTGGGCTGGGAATATGCGGCTGCGTGATGCAGGCGGTCCTAAAGAACCCTCTCGCCAGCCCCTTCACCCTGGGAATCACTGCCGGTGCCCAGTTTGGCATATCCCTGGCCGCAGTCATCGGCTTTTCATTTCTTGCCGGTCCCTATTTCATAATCGGTAATGCCTTCCTCTGCGCCCTCTTCTGCTCTCTGTTCATCATCGGCCTGGCCGCCATCAAAGGAGCAACCTCTGAGAACCTGGTCCTGGCAGGAATCGCCGTCAACTACTTCTTCACTGCGATCAGCCAGCTGCTCAAGTACTTCGCCACCGACGAGCAGCTTCGCCTCATGACAAACTGGGGAATGGGGGATCTCGCTGCCTTCTCCTGGACCAACTCCAGGATACTTTTGGCCATATTCGTCATCTGCATTCCTCTGCTCATGACCAAATGCTGGGACCTGAACATCATGACGGCAGGAGACGAGACCGCCAAGAGCATCGGGGTCAATGCTGAGAGGACGCGCATCTTCATAATGGTGGTCAGCAGCCTGCTGGTCGCGACCATTGTCTCATTCATGGGGACCATCGCCTTTGTGGGGCTGGTCGCCCCTCACATGGCCCGGATGGTCATCGGCGGAGACCACCGTTTCCTCATCCCCGCCTCGGGAGTGCTGGGAGCACTGGTTTTAATGTCTGCCGATGCCGCGGGAATGAATCTGATCGCCCCCACCATCATACCCACAGGAATCATGACATCGATTGTTGGAGTCCCGTTCTTCATGTATCTGATGATGAAAGGAAAGAGAAAGGAGTTTTGGACATGA